From the Teredinibacter turnerae T7901 genome, one window contains:
- a CDS encoding 3-oxoacyl-ACP synthase III family protein translates to MKNVKLVSVGTFLPGQPIGNDKIQERFSVNAEWIELAIGNRSRHLVMDLDTGEINYTLADICNMAAFNAINKAGVDVDDIDFIVMGTATPDSLMPATVNMVAEKLGINNVATYQVQSGCAGAMQAIDMATKFLRLGEYNTGLVIGGDVCAKYIDIERDFSQLSSSELINYALFGDGAGAAVLSSDEQVSGANIVATLNRCEGLYRQPGQELNWLGSRLRDVENVQPLKEDYKAIEEQVPVMAKEVMMEIITNAGWNMEHVNHFMTPQLAGHMTDKIIQLMEVDPAKAVNCVADTGNNGNALPFLQLEMLMDRITDGEKAIGVAIESSKWIKGGIALQA, encoded by the coding sequence ATGAAAAACGTGAAATTGGTGAGCGTAGGAACTTTTTTACCTGGACAGCCTATCGGCAACGACAAAATTCAGGAGCGCTTTTCGGTAAATGCCGAATGGATCGAATTGGCCATTGGCAATCGCAGCCGACACTTGGTTATGGATCTGGATACAGGGGAGATCAATTACACCCTGGCGGATATCTGCAATATGGCAGCCTTCAATGCCATTAATAAGGCCGGGGTGGATGTGGACGATATCGATTTTATCGTTATGGGTACCGCAACGCCGGACAGCCTCATGCCGGCCACCGTTAACATGGTCGCTGAAAAACTGGGTATTAATAACGTCGCTACCTATCAGGTGCAATCGGGTTGCGCTGGCGCCATGCAAGCCATTGATATGGCGACCAAATTTTTGCGTCTGGGTGAGTACAACACCGGGTTGGTAATTGGTGGTGATGTGTGCGCGAAGTATATCGATATAGAGCGGGATTTCAGTCAGCTGAGTTCATCTGAGTTGATCAACTACGCACTGTTTGGCGATGGGGCTGGGGCTGCCGTACTGAGCAGTGACGAGCAAGTGAGCGGCGCCAATATTGTGGCGACATTGAATCGCTGCGAAGGGCTCTATCGTCAGCCGGGCCAGGAGCTTAACTGGCTGGGATCGCGTCTGCGTGATGTCGAAAATGTACAGCCATTGAAAGAAGACTATAAAGCGATTGAAGAACAAGTGCCGGTAATGGCCAAAGAAGTCATGATGGAAATTATCACCAACGCCGGTTGGAATATGGAACATGTAAACCATTTTATGACGCCGCAGTTAGCAGGGCATATGACTGACAAAATTATTCAGCTGATGGAAGTGGATCCAGCGAAAGCAGTGAATTGTGTGGCGGATACAGGGAATAACGGCAACGCCTTACCTTTCCTACAACTGGAAATGCTGATGGATAGAATCACCGACGGCGAAAAGGCGATTGGCGTGGCCATTGAGTCTTCCAAGTGGATCAAGGGCGGTATTGCCCTCCAGGCTTGA
- a CDS encoding type I polyketide synthase: protein MQKATEKTDNRAVLAKALTELKRLQARVKELEAAQTREPIAIIGMSCRFPGGVTTPERLWEYLRGGNNAVQEVPSDRWDLDAFYDPIPGKPGKMYTRRGYFIDEIAGFDRDFFNVGPAEANAMDPQHRLLLETCWEALEYAGLSPTALRGSNTGMFLGAMNSDYAHYSVQDLNAISMYTAITNGNGIAAGRLAHNFGFQGPAIAVDTLCSSSLVSVHLAMRSLQNQECDLALAGGINLLVTPSMFVATCAASMLSTDGLCKTFDESADGYARGEGVGVIALKRLSDAQRDNDSILAVLRGGAVNQDGPSSALPVPNGKAQEKVIRAALKDAGVNPADIGYIEAHGTGTALGDPLEIEALNQVFGADRTAGQPLWLGSIKTNYGHTEGAAGIAGLLKVILALKHGEIPPHLNFSSPSTKVAWDSLPIKVVTEPTRWSEDTPRIAGVSAFGIGGTNAHMVVEAPASIDPDATQPCVSALTLSAKSPEALKAMVDSYADYLASDAVDIANACYTSNISRASLASRLSVYGENPAELLAKLQAISVGDLPFVAHDSTASNSRLAYLFSGQGSQYPGMGRTLYESQPVFRSAIDRCEELLREQLEVSLTAVLWGEHSDKLNQTQYTQPALFALEYALAEMWSAWGIKPTLVMGHSVGEYVAACYAGLFSLADGLRLIAARGRLMAELCAPGVMSVWFCDAAQVKALVKELGLEQQLAIAAFNSPENTALSGEPDAMGTILAVAEERDIACRSLDVSHAFHSKMLEPMLDAFQAVAESVTYKKPRLRIISNVTGQPAGEELGNALYWVRHTRSAVKFEKGLRALQANNVNVFLEVGPGTGLLSIGKSCLTEASLNWLSSLHSKQPDKPQYIETASRAWELGLPVDWAALHQGRRYHKTVLPFYPFQRHHHWLENAVLHSTPAVLETTAQGESVNTNSSAIKASTTTERPTAQPLSDVVVSIVSAVRGIPPQQIKPEHHFQMDLGYDSMMIMELKSKLEVALNSEEKIPIKEIMMVTTVDKLIEFAQARVAT from the coding sequence ATGCAAAAGGCAACAGAGAAAACAGATAACCGTGCAGTGCTGGCAAAAGCGCTAACAGAGCTGAAACGATTGCAGGCGCGGGTTAAAGAGTTGGAGGCGGCTCAAACCCGTGAACCCATCGCGATAATCGGCATGAGCTGCCGATTTCCAGGTGGTGTGACCACCCCTGAGCGGCTGTGGGAGTACCTGCGCGGCGGTAACAACGCTGTACAGGAGGTGCCGTCAGACCGTTGGGATCTGGATGCTTTTTACGATCCCATACCCGGTAAACCCGGCAAGATGTACACCCGTCGTGGTTACTTTATTGATGAAATCGCAGGGTTTGACCGCGATTTTTTCAACGTCGGCCCCGCTGAAGCCAATGCCATGGACCCGCAGCACCGCTTGCTGTTGGAAACCTGTTGGGAGGCGCTGGAATACGCCGGGCTGTCGCCGACCGCGTTGCGCGGCAGTAACACTGGTATGTTCCTGGGCGCAATGAACAGCGACTACGCCCATTACAGCGTGCAGGATCTGAATGCGATTAGTATGTACACCGCCATTACCAACGGCAACGGCATCGCCGCTGGGCGCCTGGCGCACAACTTCGGCTTTCAAGGTCCGGCTATCGCTGTGGATACGCTCTGTTCGTCTTCGCTGGTCAGTGTTCATCTTGCGATGCGTAGCCTCCAGAATCAGGAGTGCGACCTGGCGCTTGCGGGCGGCATCAACCTGCTGGTCACTCCAAGTATGTTCGTCGCCACCTGCGCCGCGAGCATGCTGTCAACAGATGGCCTGTGCAAAACGTTCGACGAATCCGCCGATGGCTATGCCCGGGGCGAAGGGGTGGGCGTGATCGCCCTCAAGCGGCTTTCCGATGCGCAGCGCGATAACGACTCGATTCTCGCCGTATTGCGCGGCGGTGCGGTTAATCAGGACGGCCCCAGCAGTGCGTTGCCGGTACCCAATGGCAAGGCGCAGGAAAAGGTGATTCGCGCGGCGCTGAAAGATGCCGGGGTAAATCCCGCAGATATTGGTTACATCGAAGCCCATGGCACTGGAACGGCCCTCGGTGACCCACTTGAAATTGAGGCATTGAATCAGGTTTTTGGCGCCGACCGTACCGCCGGGCAACCGTTGTGGTTGGGCTCGATCAAGACCAACTATGGGCACACTGAGGGTGCCGCCGGAATCGCCGGGTTGCTCAAAGTGATTTTGGCGTTAAAACACGGCGAGATTCCCCCCCACCTTAATTTTTCGTCGCCCAGCACGAAAGTCGCCTGGGATTCACTGCCGATTAAGGTGGTGACCGAGCCGACACGCTGGTCGGAAGATACACCGCGCATCGCCGGTGTCAGTGCATTTGGTATTGGCGGCACAAACGCTCACATGGTGGTGGAAGCTCCGGCCAGTATCGATCCCGACGCAACCCAGCCTTGCGTGTCTGCATTAACGCTGTCTGCCAAGAGCCCGGAAGCGCTAAAAGCGATGGTTGATTCTTATGCCGACTACCTCGCCAGCGACGCGGTGGACATCGCAAACGCCTGTTACACCAGCAACATTAGCCGGGCTTCACTGGCCTCACGCTTGAGCGTTTACGGGGAAAATCCCGCCGAGTTGCTGGCTAAGTTACAGGCAATAAGCGTCGGAGATTTGCCCTTTGTTGCGCACGACAGTACCGCGAGCAACAGTCGACTGGCGTATCTGTTCAGTGGTCAGGGTTCGCAGTACCCCGGCATGGGCCGAACGCTATACGAGAGTCAGCCCGTGTTCCGTTCGGCCATCGACCGTTGTGAAGAACTGTTGCGCGAGCAGCTCGAAGTCTCGCTCACAGCGGTTTTATGGGGTGAACACAGCGACAAATTAAACCAGACGCAATACACCCAGCCGGCACTGTTTGCGCTGGAATATGCCCTTGCGGAAATGTGGAGTGCCTGGGGTATCAAACCAACGCTCGTTATGGGTCATAGTGTGGGCGAATATGTGGCGGCGTGTTATGCCGGGCTCTTTTCGCTGGCAGACGGTCTGCGGTTAATTGCTGCGCGCGGCCGTTTGATGGCCGAGCTATGCGCGCCTGGAGTCATGTCGGTGTGGTTCTGCGATGCTGCACAGGTGAAAGCCTTAGTGAAAGAATTGGGGCTTGAGCAACAATTGGCTATTGCGGCGTTTAATTCGCCGGAGAACACGGCGCTTTCCGGGGAACCCGACGCCATGGGAACCATCCTGGCGGTGGCCGAGGAGCGTGATATTGCCTGTCGTTCACTGGATGTTTCGCATGCCTTTCACTCCAAAATGCTGGAGCCAATGCTGGACGCGTTTCAGGCCGTTGCCGAGAGCGTGACTTACAAAAAACCGCGGCTGCGTATTATCTCCAACGTTACCGGACAACCCGCCGGAGAGGAACTGGGCAACGCCCTCTACTGGGTGCGTCACACGCGCAGTGCCGTGAAGTTCGAAAAGGGATTGCGTGCGTTGCAGGCCAACAATGTTAACGTGTTTCTGGAAGTGGGGCCTGGAACTGGGCTGCTCTCCATCGGCAAGTCCTGCCTCACAGAGGCATCGCTTAATTGGCTTTCATCGTTGCACAGTAAACAGCCCGATAAGCCCCAATACATTGAGACTGCCAGCCGAGCGTGGGAGCTTGGTCTACCGGTCGATTGGGCGGCCTTGCATCAGGGGCGTCGCTATCACAAAACAGTCTTGCCTTTTTATCCCTTCCAACGACATCACCACTGGCTTGAAAACGCCGTGCTCCATTCAACACCTGCTGTGCTAGAAACAACTGCGCAAGGTGAGTCAGTAAATACGAATTCGTCAGCAATCAAAGCCAGCACAACGACAGAGCGGCCAACGGCCCAGCCATTATCGGATGTCGTGGTTTCTATTGTTTCTGCAGTACGTGGTATTCCTCCACAACAAATTAAACCAGAGCACCATTTTCAAATGGATTTGGGTTACGACTCGATGATGATTATGGAGCTGAAATCCAAGCTGGAAGTCGCGCTGAACAGCGAGGAAAAAATTCCTATAAAGGAAATCATGATGGTCACCACAGTAGACAAGCTAATCGAATTTGCCCAAGCCCGAGTGGCGACATAA
- a CDS encoding type I polyketide synthase — protein MVEKSKPALSPLKQALVAIGDLQKKLAKAEAKKHEPVAIVGMACRLPGQVETPADFWQFLERGGDGINHNPVDRWPVHELVDTDPAAPGKTVTLSAGLIEDYDKIDAGYFGLAPREVETMDPQQRLALELSWSAIQDAGYSAAQMMESNTGVYLGVGAAEYFRLCLESGNQDAGFFVTGNTQNVISGRVAYLLGIHGPTVAIDTACSSSLVAIHHAVQALRRGECEAALAGGVNLLVDPQVFVSLSKAGMLSTDGQCKTFDKDANGYVRGEGGGVLLLKTLTKASADGDRIHAVIRGSAVNQDGRSSSLTAPNGPAQQMVIKKALDDAEVKPVEVNYIETHGTGTPLGDPIEVGALTAVYGQQRNAPLVLGALKSNIGHLEAASGVASMIKAVLSLRHGRVPTNLHFNTLNPHIELDTAGVTIAREPTLLASADAGALLKAGVSSFGFSGTNAHIILEQAPCDAVEPIDDACEAVCTLSAKSEKALSSLAQSYADFVQEHSPRLRDFCASVNAGRDHYGFRKAFIAKSGDELLAKLQAVAKGETAAISLTKETLSNPPRIGFMFTGQGAQFAGMAHDLYQNEPVFKAVLDECAEILSQWLEYPLLSVLWGDNSNLINETSYTQPALFSVEYSLAQLWSAWGVQPTVVMGHSVGEYVAACVAGIFSLEEGLWLIAQRGQLIQSLPAGGGMLVVLTDSESVASFIKGQEDRLSIAAINAPQQTVVSGALGALETLKQVLNENGVRSIALAVSHAFHSPLMHPIVESFRQVASEVAFKQPELTVISNLTGAEADEGIASANYWAEHIAAPVRFADGVQEICQHVDVVLEIGPKTTLIGLARQCVDDYAGKWLVSLHERIKDTTALNRALVELYECGAVIDWRAVHASAPWHKLSAPLYPYQRQRYWVTGADTKPALPYQPTAVPQAKVNALLGQRLALPLMKETCYQSVLSAQSPAYLEHHRLFGIVIVPGASHVSMVLTAVRDRFDMQDCVLSDVVFYQPIAIADGAEKPVQLLLTPQEDGQYEFKIISLNRDDDPYRESGWTVHATGNFVLGGEQHSELPVDRDTATSSWPLQETGEDFYQRIWEGGYTLGSAFQWVGDRWAQAGETLHRMVLPELPDGALDYQIHPGLLDSCFQAFGSSAGLQVEEDDIYIPFSVGRMRFYQQPAAGGLWCYSRPRSEQGPGTSQRYLGDLTLFDDQGRLVFEIEGLELRKSSQALLKKGLLDVQDDSRAGGHFYQAHWELAQDEATQAKTDGQWLVFTAPNQEETALYEALAAAGKPFVTVTSAQAYAKLAEGRYTLRSDSVDDYLQLLQAFEGQTIAGILDLRVYAMAFDPVADSRSLQEQVLHTCAGELALLKALSRHFSEAFPRLVVPTRGAQALAQEDINVAQHAVWALGRVMALELPHIASVFVDLPDTGNAIAMTSENAARLVGELDITARDNQRLLRGAQRYVQRLGRAERQEAPVENLVTADKSYLITGAMGGLGRQVTEWLVAQGARHLALLVRREPDEEVLHQLHTLSQTSGADIRLLRADIADQAQVFAAVAEVESSMPALGGVMHLAGVVEDQAIDQTTIGAFAKVLSPKVAGGWNLHLATREQPLDFFVSYSSIASLFGTPGQVNYAVGNSFLDGLMQHRQASGLAGLSINWGPWGEVGMAARLAADTGNKMAAAGLRTFDVAEGMEAMCALMQQPPVSNGMSVGAVKVDWPVFLQKFPGAATAPLFHAYRQEHLGDKHTRGGMLAQLQTVPVGERRELLISQVVSILVDILRLPSTEKVSLDQGFFDSGMDSLMSLEFRQRLEREFDITLAPTVAFNYPTVGELIGYLCSEVLELSFDESDDEAVEEEHDELALADDLSEDDLAALLEQQLAT, from the coding sequence ATGGTAGAGAAAAGTAAGCCAGCATTGTCACCGCTGAAACAAGCCCTGGTTGCCATAGGCGATTTACAAAAAAAGTTAGCCAAAGCCGAAGCCAAAAAACACGAGCCAGTCGCCATCGTTGGTATGGCTTGCCGGCTGCCTGGCCAGGTGGAGACTCCCGCAGATTTTTGGCAGTTTCTCGAGCGTGGCGGCGATGGTATTAACCACAATCCGGTTGATCGCTGGCCCGTGCATGAACTGGTGGATACTGATCCCGCTGCCCCGGGGAAAACGGTAACCCTGAGTGCCGGGTTAATTGAGGATTACGACAAGATAGATGCGGGGTATTTTGGCCTGGCGCCTCGTGAGGTCGAAACCATGGACCCGCAACAGCGCCTCGCGCTTGAGCTGAGCTGGTCTGCCATTCAGGATGCCGGCTACAGCGCTGCGCAGATGATGGAGAGTAATACTGGCGTTTACCTGGGCGTAGGCGCGGCAGAATACTTCCGGCTATGTCTGGAATCCGGTAACCAGGATGCGGGTTTCTTCGTTACCGGTAACACCCAAAATGTGATCAGTGGCCGCGTAGCTTACTTGCTAGGCATTCATGGCCCCACTGTGGCGATCGATACCGCCTGCTCTTCATCACTGGTAGCCATCCACCACGCGGTTCAGGCGTTGCGCCGTGGTGAGTGCGAGGCTGCACTGGCGGGTGGCGTGAATCTGCTGGTTGATCCTCAGGTGTTTGTGTCTCTTTCTAAGGCGGGTATGTTGTCCACCGACGGCCAGTGCAAAACCTTCGATAAAGATGCCAACGGATATGTACGCGGTGAAGGTGGTGGAGTGTTGCTGCTCAAAACGCTCACTAAAGCCAGCGCCGATGGTGATCGCATTCACGCGGTGATTCGCGGATCAGCGGTTAACCAGGATGGCCGCAGCAGCAGCCTGACGGCACCGAACGGCCCGGCACAGCAAATGGTTATTAAAAAGGCATTGGATGATGCTGAGGTTAAGCCGGTTGAGGTTAACTACATTGAAACGCACGGCACCGGCACGCCACTGGGTGATCCGATTGAGGTGGGCGCGCTAACCGCCGTTTATGGCCAGCAGCGCAATGCCCCACTGGTGCTGGGAGCGCTTAAATCCAATATCGGCCACCTGGAGGCAGCCTCGGGTGTGGCAAGTATGATCAAAGCGGTGTTGTCGTTGCGGCACGGCAGGGTACCAACGAACCTTCACTTCAATACACTCAACCCACACATTGAGCTGGATACAGCCGGTGTGACCATAGCGCGTGAGCCAACCTTGCTGGCAAGTGCGGATGCTGGCGCTTTGCTCAAGGCCGGGGTGAGTTCTTTTGGGTTTAGCGGCACCAATGCGCACATTATTCTCGAACAGGCGCCTTGCGATGCGGTTGAGCCGATCGATGACGCGTGCGAGGCTGTTTGCACTCTCTCGGCCAAGTCCGAAAAGGCGCTGAGTTCTCTGGCGCAGAGTTACGCCGACTTTGTGCAAGAGCACTCGCCACGCCTGCGGGATTTTTGCGCCAGTGTTAACGCTGGGCGCGATCACTACGGCTTTCGAAAGGCATTTATTGCCAAAAGTGGCGATGAACTGTTAGCCAAGTTGCAGGCTGTGGCGAAAGGGGAGACAGCGGCCATTAGTCTCACCAAGGAAACCCTCAGTAACCCTCCCAGGATTGGTTTCATGTTTACCGGTCAGGGGGCGCAATTTGCCGGAATGGCACACGACCTTTATCAAAATGAGCCGGTGTTCAAAGCGGTATTGGATGAGTGCGCAGAGATACTCAGTCAGTGGCTGGAATACCCTTTGTTGTCGGTGTTATGGGGCGACAATTCCAACCTTATCAATGAGACCAGTTACACCCAGCCAGCGCTGTTTAGCGTTGAATATTCTCTAGCTCAACTGTGGAGCGCATGGGGTGTGCAGCCAACGGTGGTCATGGGGCACAGCGTCGGTGAGTATGTGGCCGCCTGCGTGGCGGGTATTTTCTCGCTGGAAGAGGGGCTGTGGTTGATTGCCCAGCGGGGCCAACTGATCCAAAGCCTGCCAGCGGGTGGCGGTATGTTGGTGGTGTTGACCGATTCTGAATCGGTTGCCAGCTTCATCAAAGGCCAGGAGGACAGGCTCAGTATTGCGGCAATAAATGCGCCGCAGCAGACTGTGGTTTCCGGTGCGCTGGGTGCACTTGAAACGCTTAAGCAGGTGCTGAATGAGAATGGCGTGCGCAGCATTGCACTGGCGGTTTCACACGCGTTTCACTCGCCTTTAATGCACCCCATTGTCGAGTCTTTCCGCCAGGTTGCCAGCGAAGTGGCATTCAAACAGCCAGAGTTGACGGTTATCTCAAACCTTACTGGTGCCGAAGCCGATGAGGGAATTGCCTCTGCCAATTATTGGGCTGAACATATCGCAGCGCCAGTGCGGTTTGCCGACGGTGTGCAAGAGATTTGTCAGCACGTAGACGTGGTGCTGGAGATAGGCCCAAAAACGACGTTAATCGGCCTCGCCCGGCAGTGCGTGGATGATTATGCTGGAAAATGGCTGGTCAGCCTGCATGAGCGGATCAAGGATACAACTGCCCTCAATCGCGCGCTGGTGGAGCTTTATGAATGCGGCGCTGTTATTGATTGGCGGGCTGTGCATGCCAGTGCCCCATGGCACAAGCTTTCTGCGCCCTTGTATCCCTATCAGAGGCAGCGCTATTGGGTAACGGGCGCGGATACGAAACCGGCCTTGCCCTATCAGCCCACTGCTGTACCGCAAGCCAAGGTTAATGCCCTTTTAGGGCAGCGCCTGGCATTGCCTTTAATGAAAGAGACCTGCTATCAGTCGGTGCTCAGTGCCCAGTCTCCCGCCTACCTGGAACATCATCGCCTGTTCGGCATTGTTATTGTGCCTGGGGCGTCCCACGTATCTATGGTGCTCACCGCAGTGCGAGACCGTTTTGATATGCAGGATTGCGTGCTGAGCGATGTCGTCTTTTACCAGCCAATCGCCATCGCTGATGGTGCCGAGAAACCCGTACAACTGCTGCTGACTCCGCAGGAAGACGGACAATACGAATTCAAGATTATTTCCCTCAACCGCGACGACGACCCCTACCGCGAGAGCGGCTGGACTGTGCATGCCACAGGTAACTTTGTGCTCGGTGGCGAGCAGCACAGCGAACTGCCTGTGGATCGCGATACCGCCACCTCAAGCTGGCCGCTGCAGGAGACCGGCGAGGACTTTTACCAGCGTATCTGGGAGGGGGGTTACACGTTGGGCAGTGCGTTCCAATGGGTTGGTGATCGCTGGGCGCAGGCAGGCGAAACCCTGCACCGCATGGTGTTACCAGAGTTGCCGGATGGCGCCCTGGACTACCAGATTCATCCGGGCTTACTCGACTCCTGCTTTCAGGCTTTTGGTAGTTCGGCTGGTTTACAGGTGGAAGAGGACGATATCTATATTCCCTTCAGCGTTGGCCGCATGCGTTTTTACCAGCAGCCAGCCGCTGGCGGCTTGTGGTGCTACTCGCGGCCGAGGAGCGAGCAGGGCCCCGGTACGTCGCAACGCTACCTGGGCGATCTGACCCTGTTTGATGATCAGGGTCGACTGGTTTTCGAGATTGAAGGCCTCGAATTACGCAAATCGAGTCAGGCATTACTGAAAAAAGGACTGCTGGATGTTCAGGACGACAGCCGCGCCGGAGGACACTTCTACCAGGCGCACTGGGAACTGGCCCAAGATGAGGCGACGCAAGCCAAAACTGATGGCCAGTGGCTGGTGTTCACGGCTCCCAATCAGGAGGAGACCGCTCTCTACGAGGCATTAGCGGCGGCTGGTAAGCCATTTGTTACGGTAACTAGCGCTCAGGCATACGCGAAGCTGGCGGAAGGGCGATACACGCTGCGCAGCGACAGCGTCGACGATTATCTGCAGCTGCTGCAAGCGTTCGAAGGGCAGACCATAGCTGGCATTCTCGATCTGCGCGTCTACGCCATGGCGTTTGATCCTGTCGCTGACAGCCGCTCCCTGCAAGAGCAAGTTCTGCACACCTGTGCCGGGGAACTGGCACTGCTGAAAGCGCTGTCACGTCACTTTAGCGAAGCGTTTCCTCGCCTTGTAGTCCCCACCCGGGGGGCTCAGGCGTTAGCGCAGGAAGACATCAATGTTGCGCAACATGCGGTGTGGGCATTGGGCCGGGTGATGGCTTTAGAACTGCCGCATATCGCCAGTGTATTTGTCGACCTGCCCGATACCGGAAACGCTATTGCGATGACAAGTGAAAACGCCGCGCGGCTGGTTGGGGAACTCGATATCACCGCCCGCGATAACCAGCGGCTGTTGCGTGGCGCGCAGCGTTATGTCCAGCGTCTGGGTCGGGCCGAGCGCCAGGAGGCGCCCGTTGAGAACTTGGTCACCGCTGATAAAAGTTACCTTATCACCGGCGCCATGGGCGGCCTTGGGCGTCAGGTCACGGAATGGTTAGTGGCCCAGGGAGCGCGCCATCTGGCGTTACTTGTTCGCCGCGAACCCGACGAAGAAGTATTGCACCAACTGCATACGCTGTCGCAAACAAGTGGTGCCGATATTCGGTTGCTGCGAGCAGATATCGCCGATCAAGCGCAGGTTTTCGCCGCCGTTGCCGAGGTCGAAAGCAGCATGCCCGCGCTGGGCGGCGTGATGCACCTGGCCGGAGTCGTGGAGGATCAAGCTATCGATCAGACCACCATCGGTGCTTTTGCAAAAGTACTCTCGCCCAAAGTCGCTGGTGGCTGGAACTTACACCTGGCCACGCGTGAGCAGCCGCTCGACTTTTTCGTTAGCTACTCATCTATTGCGTCGCTGTTTGGCACGCCGGGGCAGGTCAATTACGCCGTTGGTAACAGCTTCCTGGATGGTTTGATGCAACACCGGCAGGCCTCGGGTTTAGCCGGTCTCTCCATCAACTGGGGCCCCTGGGGCGAAGTGGGGATGGCAGCACGCCTGGCCGCCGATACTGGTAACAAGATGGCCGCAGCGGGGCTTCGCACCTTTGATGTCGCCGAGGGTATGGAGGCTATGTGCGCGCTAATGCAACAGCCACCGGTGAGTAACGGCATGAGCGTTGGCGCGGTTAAAGTCGATTGGCCCGTGTTTTTGCAGAAATTTCCCGGTGCGGCGACCGCGCCACTATTTCATGCCTACCGGCAAGAACACCTGGGAGATAAGCACACACGCGGCGGCATGCTGGCGCAATTGCAGACAGTACCAGTGGGCGAGCGCAGAGAATTGTTGATCAGTCAGGTGGTGTCGATTCTCGTGGACATTCTGCGTTTGCCATCCACTGAAAAAGTGAGTCTGGACCAGGGTTTCTTCGACTCCGGCATGGATTCGCTTATGTCGTTGGAATTCAGGCAGCGCCTGGAACGCGAGTTTGATATCACCCTGGCGCCCACAGTGGCTTTCAATTACCCAACCGTGGGCGAGCTTATCGGTTACCTCTGCTCTGAGGTGCTCGAGCTGTCTTTCGACGAGTCGGATGACGAAGCCGTTGAAGAAGAGCACGACGAGTTGGCGCTGGCAGACGATCTGTCGGAAGACGATCTGGCCGCGCTGTTGGAACAACAACTGGCGACATAA